One Streptomyces fagopyri DNA window includes the following coding sequences:
- a CDS encoding transposase — translation MRRRRRALNDEDRATLRDVLARCPELDKAAGHVRDFGEILTDRLGSTLPTWINAVDASQLPGLTGFALHLLRDLDAVTAGLTLDWSSGSIEGAVNRIKKIKRQLYGRAGFELLRKMILLQ, via the coding sequence GTGCGTCGCCGACGAAGGGCCCTGAATGACGAAGACCGTGCCACCCTGAGGGACGTCCTTGCCCGTTGCCCTGAACTGGACAAGGCGGCCGGACACGTCCGTGACTTCGGCGAGATACTCACCGACCGCCTCGGCTCCACACTCCCCACCTGGATCAACGCAGTCGACGCCAGCCAGCTGCCCGGCCTCACAGGCTTCGCACTCCACCTGCTCCGAGACCTCGACGCCGTGACCGCCGGGCTCACTCTCGACTGGAGCTCCGGCAGCATCGAGGGCGCCGTCAATCGCATCAAGAAGATCAAGCGGCAGCTCTATGGCCGAGCCGGATTCGAACTCCTCCGCAAGATGATCCTGCTTCAGTGA
- a CDS encoding SAM-dependent methyltransferase: protein MLENQMGPNALWLVEELTAAMDLRPGMRVLDLGCGRALTPVFLAREYGVHVTAADLWIDPSQDWERIRAAGVEDSVVPLHVDAHDLKFAEGYFDAVVCVDADEHFGADHWFLQSLLRFVRTGRQIGVVTPGVTRELDGHAPEHLAPWWDWECNGFHTPQWWWRLWESSGKVDVERADLLPDGAAHWLAWEEAVLETDPTERTVGVVALLRADAGQTLGFARVVARKPEATGDGGRRISLRASPVVEPGVLAARLTLPQYPRSAAYDPAWVMVNVMGPHPLWLIEWLTGAMRLSLCWATARLSAREAGGCVADEGP, encoded by the coding sequence GTGCTCGAGAACCAGATGGGGCCCAACGCCCTGTGGCTCGTCGAGGAGCTGACTGCCGCGATGGACCTCCGTCCCGGCATGCGCGTCCTCGACCTCGGCTGCGGGCGCGCCCTGACGCCCGTATTCCTCGCCCGCGAGTACGGCGTCCACGTCACCGCCGCAGACCTGTGGATCGACCCGTCCCAGGACTGGGAGCGGATCCGCGCGGCCGGCGTCGAGGACTCGGTCGTCCCGTTGCACGTCGACGCGCACGACCTGAAGTTCGCCGAGGGGTACTTCGACGCGGTGGTGTGCGTCGACGCCGACGAGCACTTCGGCGCGGACCACTGGTTCCTGCAGTCCCTGCTGCGGTTCGTCCGGACTGGCCGGCAGATCGGCGTCGTCACGCCGGGTGTGACACGCGAGCTGGACGGACACGCGCCCGAGCACCTCGCGCCTTGGTGGGACTGGGAGTGCAACGGCTTCCACACCCCGCAGTGGTGGTGGCGTCTGTGGGAGTCCTCGGGGAAGGTGGACGTCGAGCGTGCGGACCTCCTTCCGGACGGCGCAGCGCACTGGCTCGCCTGGGAAGAGGCGGTGCTGGAGACCGATCCCACGGAGCGTACGGTCGGGGTCGTCGCACTGCTGCGGGCGGATGCGGGGCAGACGCTGGGCTTCGCACGGGTCGTCGCCCGGAAGCCGGAAGCGACGGGCGACGGCGGTAGGCGGATCTCACTGCGGGCGTCGCCGGTGGTCGAACCCGGTGTGCTGGCCGCGCGGTTGACGCTGCCGCAGTATCCGCGCAGCGCGGCGTACGACCCGGCGTGGGTGATGGTCAACGTGATGGGACCGCATCCCCTTTGGCTCATCGAGTGGCTGACCGGGGCGATGCGGCTGTCACTGTGCTGGGCAACAGCCAGGTTGTCGGCACGGGAGGCCGGGGGGTGCGTCGCCGACGAAGGGCCCTGA
- a CDS encoding MFS transporter has protein sequence MPTTSPTPRDLPPTAPPALKARLVSRLRATALDTRPLAHPVFRRLLIGQSAAYIGTMVTSVTIPVQVYALTRSSLSVGLTGLAGLAPLVVFGLYGGAIADRFDRRTLYLTSACLTWAITLALLLQALADLRSVPLILALVAFQAGAFAVSSAARGAIIPRIVPTPLVPAANTLYFTAGNVGQVAGPLVAGLLISLPSGYCWAYGADAVLFSVLLYSAMNLPPILPTGSGARTGGLRSVFEGLRFIAAAPVLWMSFAVDIAAMTMAMPTALFPEAAQLRFGGGVGLLYSAIAIGSVAAGLFSGWIGRVRRQGRALAIAVTTWAAAIALAGTVHHLLAAAALLATAGAADLVSAVYRETILQTYAPDAMRGRLQGVFTVVVAGGPRLGDLRAGAMASATGLGVAWTGSSLLCMIVVIVGALLVRPFWHYTVNLAQPPSPPTRPETAHQP, from the coding sequence TCTTCCCCCCACGGCCCCGCCGGCGCTGAAGGCCCGGCTGGTCTCCCGGCTGCGCGCGACCGCCCTCGACACCCGCCCGCTGGCGCACCCTGTCTTCCGTCGCCTTCTGATCGGGCAGAGCGCGGCATACATCGGGACCATGGTCACCAGCGTCACCATCCCGGTACAGGTGTACGCGCTGACGCGGTCGTCGCTATCCGTGGGACTGACGGGGTTGGCCGGCCTCGCCCCGCTCGTGGTCTTCGGCCTGTACGGCGGCGCCATCGCCGACCGGTTCGACCGCCGTACGCTCTACCTGACGTCAGCCTGCCTCACCTGGGCGATCACACTCGCCCTGCTGCTCCAGGCGCTCGCCGATCTGCGCTCGGTGCCCCTCATCCTCGCCCTCGTCGCTTTCCAGGCCGGCGCCTTCGCCGTGTCGTCCGCCGCTCGGGGCGCGATCATCCCCCGCATCGTTCCCACTCCGTTGGTACCCGCCGCGAACACGCTGTACTTCACCGCCGGCAATGTCGGGCAGGTCGCCGGGCCCCTTGTGGCGGGCCTCCTGATCTCGCTGCCGAGCGGCTACTGCTGGGCCTACGGCGCCGACGCCGTGCTGTTCTCCGTCCTGCTGTACTCGGCCATGAATCTGCCCCCGATCCTGCCGACCGGCTCGGGGGCCCGCACCGGCGGGCTGCGCTCGGTCTTCGAGGGGCTGCGGTTCATCGCCGCCGCCCCCGTGCTCTGGATGTCCTTCGCGGTCGACATCGCGGCGATGACGATGGCCATGCCGACCGCCCTGTTCCCGGAAGCCGCACAGCTTCGCTTCGGCGGAGGAGTGGGACTGCTGTACTCGGCCATCGCCATCGGGTCGGTCGCAGCGGGGCTGTTCAGCGGATGGATCGGACGAGTGCGCCGCCAAGGCCGGGCGCTGGCGATCGCCGTCACCACCTGGGCGGCGGCCATCGCCCTCGCGGGCACCGTCCACCACCTCCTCGCAGCCGCGGCCCTGCTGGCCACTGCCGGAGCGGCGGACCTCGTCAGCGCGGTCTACCGCGAGACGATTCTGCAGACCTACGCACCAGACGCCATGCGTGGCCGACTGCAAGGCGTCTTCACCGTCGTCGTCGCCGGCGGTCCGCGCCTCGGGGACCTACGTGCCGGCGCCATGGCCTCCGCCACCGGTCTCGGTGTCGCGTGGACAGGCAGTTCGCTGCTCTGCATGATCGTCGTCATCGTCGGCGCACTGCTTGTACGACCCTTCTGGCACTACACCGTCAACCTGGCACAGCCGCCATCCCCACCGACGCGGCCCGAAACCGCACACCAGCCATAG